The following proteins are encoded in a genomic region of bacterium:
- the dxs gene encoding 1-deoxy-D-xylulose-5-phosphate synthase, with product MQSRTEEVLGRIKSPRDIRDLSLAELETLCECLRDYIISVVSDSGGHLAPNLGAVELTVALHSVFECPRDKIIFDVGHQCYIHKLLTGRRAGFKKLRQEGGVSGFPNPKESPCDAFATGHASTSISAALGYASARDLAGQDFKVVAVIGVGALSGGLADEGLNNAGAGGHDLLVVLNDNQMSISPNVGALTRYMNGLILDPRYNKLKKEIWDLTERIPLGRDQVRAFAHKLEESLKNLFVPGMWFEEMGFRYIGPIDGHNLDELLRTLKTVREIHGPVLLHVLTKKGKGYEHAEENPTRFHGTGAFDTATGGTVAPKAPSYSELFGEAAVELAAANPRILAVTAAMPDGTGLSRFQRELPGRFFDVGIAEGHAVTFSAGLAMVGARPLVAIYSTFIQRAFDHVIMDVALQDLPVVFALDRAGIVGDDGPTHNGVFDLSFMSLVPNMIVTAPKDEVELRDLLYTAFRQDKAPFCIRYPRGGGVGVIRSQRFRELEIGSWEMLEQGRDVALLAVGTMVHPALWARKLLARDGISAGVFNCRFVKPLDTPMLEHVLSSYETVVTLEENVLRGGFGSQVALYAAGRNEPSGRVLHMGVPDEFLKVGKRNVLLERLGLCPAGIQAFVKQALGARIDEHSVKS from the coding sequence TTGCAATCCAGGACCGAGGAAGTTCTGGGCCGCATCAAGAGCCCACGCGACATCCGGGACCTCAGCCTCGCCGAGCTCGAAACTCTCTGCGAATGCCTGCGGGACTACATAATTTCCGTGGTCAGCGACTCCGGCGGCCATCTGGCTCCCAACCTCGGGGCCGTGGAACTGACCGTGGCCCTGCACTCGGTGTTCGAGTGCCCGCGCGACAAGATCATCTTCGATGTCGGCCACCAGTGCTACATCCACAAGCTGCTCACCGGACGGCGGGCGGGGTTCAAGAAGCTGCGCCAGGAGGGCGGCGTGAGCGGGTTCCCCAACCCCAAGGAAAGCCCCTGCGACGCATTTGCCACGGGCCACGCCTCCACCTCGATCTCGGCCGCCCTGGGCTACGCCAGCGCCCGTGACCTGGCCGGGCAGGACTTCAAGGTGGTGGCGGTGATCGGCGTCGGCGCCCTGTCCGGCGGGCTGGCCGACGAGGGCCTGAACAACGCCGGGGCCGGGGGGCACGACCTGCTGGTGGTCCTCAACGACAACCAGATGTCCATCTCGCCCAACGTGGGCGCCCTGACCCGCTACATGAACGGCCTGATACTGGACCCGCGTTACAACAAGCTGAAAAAGGAGATCTGGGACCTCACCGAGCGAATCCCCCTGGGCCGCGACCAGGTCCGCGCTTTCGCCCACAAGTTGGAGGAATCGCTCAAGAACCTGTTCGTGCCGGGCATGTGGTTCGAGGAGATGGGTTTCCGCTATATCGGCCCCATCGATGGCCACAATCTGGACGAGCTTCTGCGCACCCTCAAGACTGTCCGCGAGATTCACGGCCCGGTGTTGCTGCACGTGCTGACCAAGAAAGGCAAGGGCTACGAGCACGCCGAGGAGAACCCCACCCGTTTCCACGGCACCGGGGCGTTCGACACCGCCACCGGCGGAACCGTGGCCCCCAAGGCGCCCAGCTATTCCGAGCTGTTCGGCGAGGCGGCGGTCGAGCTGGCCGCGGCCAATCCGCGCATCCTGGCCGTGACCGCGGCCATGCCGGACGGCACCGGGCTGAGCCGTTTCCAGCGCGAGCTGCCCGGGCGCTTTTTCGACGTCGGGATCGCCGAGGGCCACGCGGTCACTTTCTCGGCCGGGCTGGCCATGGTGGGGGCGCGGCCCCTGGTGGCGATCTACAGCACGTTCATCCAGCGGGCTTTCGACCATGTGATCATGGACGTGGCCCTGCAGGACTTGCCCGTGGTGTTTGCCCTGGACCGGGCGGGCATAGTGGGGGATGACGGGCCCACGCACAACGGCGTGTTCGACCTGTCGTTCATGAGCCTGGTGCCCAACATGATAGTCACCGCGCCCAAGGACGAGGTGGAACTGCGTGACCTTCTCTACACCGCGTTCCGCCAGGACAAGGCCCCGTTCTGCATCCGCTACCCGCGCGGCGGCGGAGTGGGGGTGATCCGCTCCCAACGCTTCCGCGAGCTGGAGATCGGCTCGTGGGAGATGCTGGAGCAGGGGCGGGACGTGGCCCTGCTGGCAGTGGGGACTATGGTCCACCCGGCGCTCTGGGCCCGCAAGCTGCTCGCGCGCGACGGGATCAGCGCGGGCGTGTTCAACTGCCGCTTCGTCAAACCCCTCGACACACCCATGCTGGAGCATGTGCTCTCCAGCTACGAGACCGTGGTCACCCTGGAGGAGAACGTGCTGCGCGGCGGGTTCGGCTCGCAGGTGGCGCTCTACGCAGCCGGCCGCAACGAGCCGTCGGGACGGGTCCTGCACATGGGCGTTCCGGACGAGTTCCTCAAAGTGGGCAAGCGCAATGTGCTGCTCGAACGGCTGGGACTTTGCCCGGCCGGAATTCAGGCTTTCGTCAAACAGGCCCTGGGTGCGCGGATCGATGAACATAGCGTTAAAAGCTAA